CTACTGATTTATTTACCTGCCTTATTTAGGTTTCAATTCTCCTAGAGTCTTATTGCAACAGCAAGATGGCAAGTTATACACTAAGAGATGTACTATGTTTCAATTCTCCTAGAGTCTTATTGCAACTTTCTTCAACAGTTGTTGATTGGGCTGACTGGTAAGAGTTTCAATTCTCCTAGAGTCTTATTGCAACATAAAAAATCTCTCGGGATAAAAATTTTTGATGGTACTGTTTCAATTCTCCTAGAGTCTTATTGCAACACTTTCCAAGCTGGTAAATAATCATATAATCGTTGCGTTTCAATTCTCCTAGAGTCTTATTGCAACTAGAAGAGCAGGGAGAGGATGAAGAATGAAGCTAATGTTTCAATTCTCCTAGAGTCTTATTGCAACAGGAGCAAGACAGGCGAGAGACATCATAAAGCTTATGTTTCAATTCTCCTAGAGTCTTATTGCAACGAGAGCCTACAGCTAATTACTACGTTGAGTGTTGTGAGTTTCAATTCTCCTAGAGTCTTATTGCAACGAGGCTTAGGAGCGGGCTAAGGTTCTGTAAACTGAACATCGTTTCAATTCTCCTAGAGTCTTATTGCAACCGTATGCTCTTATCTCCACTCTCATTGTTGCAGTAGGTTTCAATTCTCCTAGAGTCTTATTGCAACGAGGAAGTTCAGGACTATCGCAACCATGACAAAGCCGTTTCAATTCTCCTAGAGTCTTATTGCAACCTGAGTAACTCTAAAGTCTTTGAGCACAAAGTACTTCTCGTTTCAATTCTCCTAGAGTCTTATTGCAACCCCCAACCCTAACCGGCTTGAGTGTTTTTACTCAAAAAGGTTTCAATTCTCCTAGAGTCTTATTGCAACGGTGTTTGAAGTGGGAGTAACCGACACTATAAATAGTTTCAATTCTCCTAGAGTCTTATTGCAACCTATATCTAACGCATATAATGCCCCAATTTCCCTGAGGTTTCAATTCTCCTAGAGTCTTATTGCAACCAATCACCTCCAAAGCCGAACAGGGAGAAACGACGCTTGTTTCAATTCTCCTAGAGTCTTATTGCAACCTGTTGAAACGCTGCAGGGTGATGGTTTCGTTGTTCGTTGTTTCAATTCTCCTAGAGTCTTATTGCAACTTGTGGGGTCGTATGAATACGGGCTGTAGAACAAGACGGTTTCAATTCTCCTAGAGTCTTATTGCAACCTGAGGAAATGAGAAAAATCATTGCCCGGGAAGAAGAGGTTTCAATTCTCCTAGAGTCTTATTGCAACTTGACGTGCATTATCTTGTTCGCGTGCAGGCGCGTGGGTTTCAATTCTCCTAGAGTCTTATTGCAACAGGGCGAAATTTTGGCCCGTTTGCCCTGTAAAGTCCTAAGAACGTTCCAATATTTAAATCTTTCTGGAAATCCCTCCAAAGGAAGTTCCCAGGGGGCTCGAAAATAAGCCATTAAATAACTCGAACATTGAAAACACGAAAGCGGAAAAGCCCGAACTGCTGATGAGCAAAAGCATACACACGATTTCCGGGTCTCAGATAATGCAGAAAACGACAAATAGAAACAGACAAAGGCACCAATGGTAAAAGGAAACGATTTTAACAGTATTTAAGCAGAACCAATTTATTAAACGGCCCTGTTCCAAACCCCGAAGAAAATTCGTTACATTAGTTCAAATTAGTGCGCCAGGAAGTTACAATCAAAAAACCAGTAAAATCGACCCCTCCAAAGCAGGAGGGAGACCTAAACCTACAACCGGACCTGAACAGAACCCCAAAACAAAAAACAAGGAACCTTAATGTGATAGGACCTCAAATCCCAGCTCCCCCAGCTTCCAGATTATCTCAATGGGGAACCCGACGACGTTGTAGTAGTCCCCGCGGATCCACTCGACGAAGAGGGCCGCCTTCCCCTGTATGCCGTAGGCCCCGGCCTTGTCCATAGGCTCGCCGGTGTCGATGTACGCCCAGATGATGTCGTCGTCCAGCTCGCGGAACTTGACCTCCGTAACGGCAACCCCCGAAATCTCCCGGCCCTCATGGATTATGCAGTAGCCCGTTGTGACCCTGTGGACCCTCCCGCTGAGGAGCCGGAGCATCTCGA
This genomic interval from Thermococcus sp. contains the following:
- a CDS encoding Maf-like protein, coding for MLVLASASPRRREILARFIREFEVIPSNASEECSIENPAEYTLELARRKAREVYDRVGGTVIGADTVVSIDGHILGKPWSREEAFEMLRLLSGRVHRVTTGYCIIHEGREISGVAVTEVKFRELDDDIIWAYIDTGEPMDKAGAYGIQGKAALFVEWIRGDYYNVVGFPIEIIWKLGELGFEVLSH